Proteins encoded within one genomic window of Acidovorax sp. 107:
- a CDS encoding methyl-accepting chemotaxis protein, which produces MRMNLPVSQHEYAFPKGQTLVSTTDLKGRILYCNPMFIEVSGYEKEELLGQPHNIVRHPDMPEEAYRDMWETIARGVPWSAPVKNRRKDGTFYWVMANVTPLMQGDQPTGYMSVRTEATREQIQAAEALYQQMQAEKQSGTLVHRLSAGQLVKDTLWGRVARALSLGPLGKMMACTLVLVVASWCAALLGGHTVSLASGAAWLGVVVLALGMAVYLHQVTVAPLSQMLLWANRMAAGDLTQKISASRSDTVGQLQKALAQLNVNLLSIVRDARQESEHMQVSTREIAQGNQDLSSRTEAQASNLQQTAASMEEITGTVKQTAESARQAAVLATQATQVTERSSAAVDGVASTMKQIQAASGRISEITQLIDSIAFQTNILALNAAVEAARAGDQGRGFAVVASEVRSLSHRTLSAAKEIRQLIDDSATKVTEGHEKTDAAQKTMTESLELVRRVNTLIGEIHSASNEQLSGISQVNSAVAQLDTITQQNAALVEENAASAMQLNGQAQTMTETVQVFRIDASAPAHSRDAVALRKEMKASSSSRALAPA; this is translated from the coding sequence ATGAGAATGAATCTTCCAGTCAGTCAGCATGAATATGCGTTCCCCAAGGGCCAGACCCTGGTCTCCACCACCGATCTCAAGGGCCGCATCCTCTACTGCAACCCGATGTTCATCGAGGTCAGCGGGTACGAAAAGGAAGAGCTGCTGGGCCAGCCCCACAACATCGTGAGGCACCCCGACATGCCCGAGGAGGCTTACCGCGACATGTGGGAAACCATTGCCAGAGGTGTTCCCTGGTCGGCCCCGGTCAAGAACCGGCGCAAGGACGGCACGTTCTACTGGGTGATGGCCAATGTCACCCCGCTCATGCAGGGCGACCAGCCCACGGGTTACATGTCGGTGCGCACCGAAGCCACGCGCGAACAGATCCAGGCGGCCGAGGCGCTGTACCAGCAGATGCAGGCCGAGAAGCAGTCGGGCACGCTGGTGCACAGGCTGTCGGCCGGGCAACTGGTCAAAGACACCTTGTGGGGCCGCGTGGCCCGGGCGCTGTCGCTGGGCCCGCTGGGCAAGATGATGGCGTGCACCCTGGTGCTGGTGGTGGCCTCGTGGTGCGCTGCCCTGCTGGGCGGGCATACCGTGTCGCTGGCCTCGGGCGCTGCGTGGCTGGGGGTGGTGGTGCTGGCGCTGGGCATGGCGGTGTACCTGCACCAGGTCACGGTGGCGCCGTTGTCGCAGATGCTGCTGTGGGCCAACCGCATGGCGGCGGGCGACCTCACCCAGAAGATCTCTGCATCGCGCAGCGACACCGTGGGCCAGTTGCAAAAGGCGCTGGCGCAGCTCAACGTGAACCTGCTGTCCATCGTGCGTGATGCCCGTCAGGAGAGCGAGCACATGCAGGTCTCCACCCGCGAGATTGCCCAGGGCAACCAGGACCTGTCATCCCGCACCGAGGCGCAGGCCAGCAACCTGCAGCAGACGGCTGCGTCCATGGAGGAGATCACCGGCACCGTCAAACAGACCGCCGAGTCCGCGCGCCAGGCGGCGGTGCTGGCCACGCAGGCCACCCAGGTCACCGAACGCAGCAGCGCGGCCGTGGACGGTGTCGCCAGCACCATGAAGCAGATCCAGGCCGCATCGGGCCGCATCAGCGAGATCACGCAGCTCATCGACTCCATCGCCTTCCAGACCAACATCCTGGCCCTGAATGCGGCGGTGGAGGCTGCGCGGGCCGGGGACCAGGGGCGGGGCTTTGCGGTGGTGGCCTCCGAGGTGCGCAGCCTGTCGCACCGCACGCTCTCGGCCGCCAAGGAGATCCGTCAGCTCATCGACGACTCGGCCACCAAGGTAACCGAGGGCCATGAAAAAACCGACGCTGCGCAGAAAACCATGACCGAGTCGCTGGAGCTGGTGCGCCGTGTGAACACGCTGATCGGCGAGATCCACAGTGCCTCGAACGAGCAGCTCAGCGGCATCTCGCAGGTCAACTCGGCGGTGGCGCAGCTGGACACCATCACGCAACAGAACGCCGCGCTGGTGGAAGAGAACGCGGCATCGGCTATGCAGCTCAACGGCCAGGCGCAGACCATGACCGAGACCGTGCAGGTGTTCCGCATCGACGCCTCGGCACCTGCCCACTCGCGCGATGCGGTGGCGCTGCGCAAGGAGATGAAGGCCTCGTCCAGCAGCCGGGCGCTGGCGCCGGCCTGA
- a CDS encoding LacI family DNA-binding transcriptional regulator, which translates to MNKPETKRRSSGRITLSDVAKAAEVSPITASRALRGERGVAQELVQRVKAAAEQLGYVPDPAARALASQRSVQVPVLVPLLSNALFVDVLEAVHRTLFPQGYQALIGVTHYDPQEEEQLLRTYLAHRPAGLLVTGFDRTEASRHLIAASGVPCVHLMEMTSAPGVFCVGFSQQDAGHSMTAHLLARGYQKIAFVAAQLDPRTMQRAEGYRRCLREAGLYDPKLELLSPQPSSMRLGSELLEELLRTRPGVDAVFFCNDDLAQGGLLAAQRLGLSVPGQVAIAGFNDLAGSDQMLPPLTTVRTPRAAVGEASARMLLALMRGEAPEHNSVNLGFELTVREST; encoded by the coding sequence TTGAACAAACCCGAGACAAAACGCCGCTCCAGCGGCCGCATCACGCTGAGCGACGTGGCCAAGGCCGCCGAGGTCAGCCCCATCACCGCATCCCGCGCCTTGCGCGGCGAGCGTGGTGTGGCGCAAGAGCTGGTGCAGCGCGTGAAAGCTGCCGCAGAGCAATTGGGCTATGTGCCCGACCCCGCCGCTCGCGCACTGGCCTCGCAACGCAGCGTGCAGGTGCCGGTGCTGGTGCCCTTGCTATCCAACGCGCTGTTTGTGGACGTGCTGGAGGCCGTGCATCGCACCCTGTTTCCTCAGGGTTACCAAGCGCTGATCGGCGTCACGCACTACGACCCACAGGAGGAAGAGCAACTGCTGCGCACCTACCTCGCACACCGCCCTGCCGGCTTGCTGGTCACCGGTTTTGACCGCACCGAGGCTTCGCGCCACCTGATTGCCGCCAGCGGCGTGCCCTGCGTGCACCTGATGGAGATGACCTCGGCCCCCGGCGTGTTCTGCGTGGGCTTTTCGCAGCAGGATGCGGGCCACAGCATGACGGCCCACCTGCTGGCGCGGGGCTACCAAAAGATCGCTTTTGTTGCGGCCCAGCTGGACCCGCGCACCATGCAGCGCGCCGAAGGCTACCGCCGCTGCCTGCGCGAAGCAGGCCTGTACGACCCCAAGCTGGAGCTGCTGAGCCCGCAGCCCTCGTCGATGCGGCTGGGGAGCGAACTGCTGGAAGAGTTGCTGCGCACCCGCCCCGGTGTCGATGCCGTGTTCTTCTGCAACGACGACCTGGCCCAGGGCGGCCTGCTGGCGGCACAGCGCCTGGGCTTGTCGGTGCCCGGCCAGGTAGCGATTGCAGGCTTCAACGACCTGGCGGGCAGCGACCAGATGCTGCCGCCACTGACCACGGTGCGCACGCCCCGCGCAGCCGTGGGCGAGGCCAGCGCGCGCATGCTGCTGGCGCTGATGCGTGGTGAGGCGCCCGAGCACAACTCGGTGAATCTGGGGTTTGAGCTGACAGTGCGCGAGAGCACATAG
- a CDS encoding gluconokinase: MSFQASPTFLVVMGVAGCGKSSLGSALAQAEGLPLIEGDDHHSPASREKMRQGIALTDADREGWLATLGQLLQAQPHGVVLTCSALKRAYRDRLRNACPGLRFVFLEIDRASAGQRVAARADTHFFSSALVDSQFATLESPMGEAGVLRLNALLDLPTLQQQASAWVATQETV, translated from the coding sequence ATGAGTTTTCAAGCGTCACCAACTTTTTTGGTCGTCATGGGCGTGGCAGGCTGCGGTAAGTCCAGCCTGGGCTCGGCCCTGGCACAGGCCGAGGGCCTGCCCCTGATCGAAGGGGATGACCACCACAGCCCCGCCAGTCGCGAAAAGATGCGCCAGGGCATTGCCTTGACCGATGCAGACCGTGAAGGCTGGCTGGCCACCTTGGGGCAATTGCTGCAGGCCCAACCCCATGGCGTGGTCCTGACCTGCTCTGCGCTCAAGAGGGCCTACCGGGACCGCTTGCGCAACGCCTGCCCCGGCCTGCGCTTCGTCTTTCTGGAGATTGACCGCGCCAGCGCAGGCCAACGCGTGGCGGCCCGCGCAGACACCCATTTCTTTTCCAGCGCTCTGGTGGACAGCCAGTTCGCCACGCTGGAGTCGCCTATGGGCGAGGCCGGCGTGCTGCGCCTGAATGCGCTGCTGGACCTGCCCACACTGCAGCAACAGGCATCGGCCTGGGTTGCCACACAGGAGACGGTATGA
- a CDS encoding TRAP transporter small permease has protein sequence MNSPAQPHEPLSRFARVSQMLMAGSLGVMAVAVFINVVLRYGFGSGVAASEELSRLLFVWMVFIGAAAAYPAGEHMAFTSLAGLLAKRPVAFGVLTAVIRLLVIAASAMLAWGAWQQVVVGMGSRSVVMAYPAALLPLPAFLCAVAIGVMATIELIQRKPLDLGHGAEVE, from the coding sequence ATGAATTCCCCCGCACAACCGCACGAGCCGCTCAGCCGGTTTGCCAGAGTCTCGCAAATGCTGATGGCCGGGAGCCTGGGCGTGATGGCCGTGGCCGTGTTCATCAACGTGGTGCTGCGCTACGGCTTTGGCAGCGGCGTGGCGGCCAGCGAAGAGCTCTCGCGCCTGCTGTTTGTCTGGATGGTTTTTATCGGTGCCGCAGCGGCCTACCCCGCAGGCGAGCACATGGCCTTTACCAGCCTGGCGGGCCTGTTGGCTAAACGCCCGGTGGCCTTTGGCGTGCTGACGGCCGTGATCCGGCTGCTGGTCATCGCCGCCAGCGCCATGCTGGCCTGGGGCGCGTGGCAGCAGGTGGTGGTGGGCATGGGCAGCCGCTCGGTCGTCATGGCCTACCCGGCGGCATTGCTGCCGCTGCCGGCTTTTTTGTGTGCGGTGGCCATCGGGGTGATGGCGACCATTGAATTGATTCAACGCAAGCCGCTGGACCTCGGTCATGGCGCCGAGGTGGAGTGA
- a CDS encoding TRAP transporter large permease — protein sequence MGPEAQAFLVFSLGMLVLMGTGMNMGLALVLTGAGMAWVLDFWDAQLLAQNLVAGVDSFPLLAVPFFILAGELMNSGGISRRIIDMAQAWVGHIRGGLGYVAIGAAVLMASMSGSALADTAALATILLPMMRQQGYPMNTSAGLIASGGIIAPIIPPSMPFVIYGVTTNTSISALFVSGIVPGLMMGAGLIFAWRWVLRGMDLPQGEPLPIKDRLRATVRAFWAMLMPLIIIGGMKTGVFTPTEAAVVAAFYALVVALFVHREMKLPDIYGVLVRAAKTTSIVMFLCAGAQVASYMITLADLPNVLTNWLGPLVENPRLLMAVMMIVLVLIGTALDLTPTILIFAPVMLPIAVKAGIDPVYFGLMFVLNGAIGLITPPVGTVLNVVAGVGRISMHSVIKGVNPFLITYVLILALLVVFPQIVTAPVVWLR from the coding sequence ATGGGACCCGAAGCACAGGCTTTTCTTGTTTTTTCATTGGGCATGCTGGTGCTCATGGGCACCGGCATGAACATGGGCCTGGCCCTGGTGCTCACCGGCGCCGGCATGGCCTGGGTGCTCGACTTCTGGGACGCACAGTTGCTGGCCCAGAACCTGGTGGCCGGGGTGGACAGCTTTCCGCTCCTGGCCGTGCCCTTTTTCATCCTGGCCGGTGAGCTGATGAACTCGGGCGGTATCAGCCGCCGCATCATCGACATGGCGCAGGCCTGGGTGGGGCACATCCGGGGCGGGCTGGGCTATGTGGCCATTGGCGCCGCCGTGCTGATGGCGAGCATGAGCGGTTCGGCCCTGGCCGACACCGCCGCGCTGGCCACCATCCTGCTGCCCATGATGCGGCAGCAGGGTTACCCGATGAACACTTCCGCCGGGCTGATTGCCTCGGGCGGCATCATCGCGCCCATCATCCCGCCGTCCATGCCGTTCGTGATCTATGGCGTGACGACTAACACCTCGATCTCGGCGCTGTTCGTGTCGGGCATCGTGCCGGGGCTGATGATGGGCGCAGGTTTGATCTTTGCCTGGCGCTGGGTGCTGCGCGGCATGGACCTGCCCCAAGGCGAGCCCTTACCCATCAAGGACCGCCTGCGCGCCACGGTGCGCGCCTTCTGGGCCATGCTGATGCCGCTCATCATCATCGGCGGCATGAAGACCGGCGTGTTCACCCCCACCGAGGCCGCCGTGGTCGCCGCCTTCTACGCACTGGTGGTGGCGCTGTTCGTGCATCGCGAGATGAAGCTGCCCGACATCTACGGTGTGCTGGTGCGCGCAGCCAAGACAACCTCCATCGTGATGTTTTTGTGCGCTGGCGCCCAGGTGGCCAGCTACATGATCACGCTGGCCGACTTGCCCAACGTGCTCACCAACTGGCTGGGCCCGCTGGTGGAGAACCCGCGCCTCTTGATGGCCGTGATGATGATCGTGCTGGTGCTGATCGGCACGGCGCTGGACCTCACGCCCACCATCCTGATCTTTGCGCCCGTCATGCTGCCCATCGCGGTCAAGGCTGGGATCGACCCGGTGTATTTCGGTCTGATGTTCGTGCTCAACGGCGCCATCGGCCTCATCACCCCGCCCGTGGGCACGGTGCTCAACGTGGTGGCCGGGGTGGGGCGCATCTCGATGCACAGCGTCATCAAGGGCGTGAACCCGTTTCTCATCACCTATGTGCTGATTCTGGCGCTGCTGGTCGTGTTCCCGCAGATCGTGACTGCGCCCGTCGTCTGGCTGCGCTAG
- a CDS encoding TRAP transporter substrate-binding protein — MKTFRRTLLAALSVAAITCSFQAAAQDFKPRIIRFGYGLNEDSNQGRATKLFAQEVEKASGGKMKLRAIGAAALGSDVQMQQALIGGAQEMMVGSTATLVGITKEMAIWDTPFLFNNAKEADVVLDGPVGQKVMDKLQEKGLVGLVYWENGFRNLTNSKRPVNKLEDMDGIKLRVMQNNVFLDSFKTLGANAVPLPFSELFTALETKTVDGQENPYNTILSSKFYEVQKYLTVTNHVYSPWIVLVSKKYWDGLSKAEQKVLLDAAKKSRDFERQDTRAEADKALADLKGKGMQVNELPAAEANRMREKLGAVNASIAANVGEALWKDVQAAVAQARAGK; from the coding sequence ATGAAAACTTTCCGTCGCACCCTGCTGGCCGCCCTGTCGGTCGCTGCCATCACTTGCTCGTTCCAGGCCGCAGCGCAAGACTTCAAGCCGCGCATCATCCGTTTTGGCTATGGCCTCAACGAAGACTCCAACCAGGGCCGGGCCACCAAGCTGTTTGCCCAAGAAGTGGAAAAAGCCTCTGGCGGCAAGATGAAGCTCCGCGCCATTGGCGCAGCCGCACTGGGCTCGGACGTGCAGATGCAGCAGGCCCTGATCGGTGGCGCTCAGGAGATGATGGTGGGCTCCACCGCCACGCTGGTGGGCATCACCAAAGAGATGGCCATCTGGGACACCCCCTTCCTGTTCAACAACGCCAAGGAAGCCGACGTAGTGCTGGACGGCCCCGTGGGCCAGAAGGTGATGGACAAGCTGCAGGAAAAGGGCCTGGTGGGCCTGGTGTACTGGGAGAACGGCTTTCGCAACCTCACCAACAGCAAGCGCCCGGTCAACAAGCTGGAAGACATGGACGGCATCAAGCTGCGCGTGATGCAGAACAACGTGTTCCTCGACAGTTTCAAGACCCTGGGCGCCAATGCCGTGCCGCTGCCGTTCTCGGAGCTCTTCACCGCGCTGGAAACCAAGACGGTGGACGGCCAGGAGAACCCCTACAACACCATCCTGTCGAGCAAGTTCTATGAGGTGCAGAAGTACCTCACCGTGACCAATCACGTCTACAGCCCCTGGATCGTGCTGGTCAGCAAGAAGTACTGGGATGGCCTGTCGAAGGCGGAGCAGAAGGTGCTGCTCGACGCCGCCAAGAAGAGCCGTGACTTCGAGCGCCAGGACACCCGTGCCGAGGCCGACAAGGCGCTGGCGGACCTCAAGGGCAAGGGCATGCAGGTCAATGAACTGCCGGCTGCCGAAGCCAACCGCATGCGCGAAAAGCTGGGCGCCGTGAACGCCAGCATTGCCGCCAACGTAGGCGAAGCGCTGTGGAAGGATGTGCAGGCAGCGGTAGCCCAGGCGCGCGCTGGCAAGTAA
- a CDS encoding CBS domain-containing protein, translated as MTAVAKILQSKPDAIVHTISPAASVLDALQLMADKGIGALIVTEGASIVGIFTERDYARKIALMGRTSAVTQVKDVMTSAVMFVRPDQTSEQCMQLMSNNRLRHLPVVDNGKLVGMISIGDLVKDIISEQKFIIEQLENYITGTH; from the coding sequence ATGACCGCAGTCGCCAAGATTCTTCAGTCCAAACCCGACGCCATCGTCCACACCATCAGCCCCGCCGCATCCGTGCTGGACGCCCTTCAGCTCATGGCTGACAAGGGCATTGGCGCGCTCATCGTGACTGAGGGCGCGTCCATCGTCGGCATCTTCACCGAGCGGGACTACGCCCGCAAAATTGCCCTCATGGGGCGCACGTCGGCCGTCACCCAGGTCAAGGACGTGATGACCTCGGCTGTGATGTTTGTGCGCCCGGACCAGACCAGCGAGCAGTGCATGCAGCTCATGAGCAACAACCGCCTGCGCCACTTGCCCGTGGTGGACAACGGCAAGCTCGTGGGCATGATTTCCATCGGCGATCTGGTCAAGGACATCATCTCCGAGCAGAAATTCATCATTGAGCAGCTGGAGAACTACATCACCGGAACGCATTGA